DNA from Spirochaetota bacterium:
CGCGACGGCACCGTCGGCCTGTTTCGCCAGGTACCCGGTGTTGAAGCTGAGCTTCTCTTTGCCAACCTCTACATTGAATTCGATAGACATAGCTATTACCTCTTTACTGTTGCTTGTCGCTCCGACGGGATGCCGGCCGCCAACATGGTTACGCCAGAATATAGAGGTCAGAGATTGCCCCGACCGGGGTCATGACAATGTCTGGCTCCTATATTCCGGACTTCGTGCACAAGCATATTCAGCGGATGGCGAACATCTCCGTGGAGCTGTGATCCGGGCCCGGTTATCTCCGGATGCCCAGTTCCTTGATAAGTCCGCGATAGCGGCCAAGGTCTTTCTTCTTGAGATAGTCAAGGAGCCGTCTTCTCTGGCCGACAAGTTTCAGCAGGCCGCGGCGGGAATGAAAATCCTTCGCGTGGACCTTGAAATGCTCCATTAACTGATTGATGCGGTCAGTCAGAAGGGCAATCTGAACCTCCGGGGAACCGGTGTCCTTGTCATGAGTCTTGAATTTTTCGATGATCTCTTTCTTCTGATTCATCTTCGCTACTATCCTCCCAGTGGGTTAATATCGGGCAAGTGCGTGATAGTACGCTCTCCCCTAATCCCTTCCGTCTTGGAAGGGGATCATTATTAGACTTGTTTTCAAGTTTAATAATCAACATACATGCCCCCGACGCCGAAGGCGGCGGGGGCATGTATCTATCATTA
Protein-coding regions in this window:
- the rpsO gene encoding 30S ribosomal protein S15; this translates as MNQKKEIIEKFKTHDKDTGSPEVQIALLTDRINQLMEHFKVHAKDFHSRRGLLKLVGQRRRLLDYLKKKDLGRYRGLIKELGIRR